A single genomic interval of Tsukamurella paurometabola harbors:
- a CDS encoding arabinosyltransferase domain-containing protein, whose product MSVPTSRSESEPDPQRRAATAAGRRAASAPQRAGVARVAAIVAGAVGLLLCLLTPLLPVQQATASLDWPHLRPGAESAEVTASLVTQSPADLTATVPCAAIARVADSGGTVLSTLPAGTSAARELGLNVTVGVPGPGQAVTVSSRNTVIAAAPVDRLRGCSQLRLWSNPAEVGARFEGIDVAGSIPTENRPVMGGVFTTLQASDVAAAGPGLRLHADLDTRFELSPSPLKAAAIGLGLLCVLASLIALWLLDRNFGHHRRAPRRSLGQLLRPRPVDVAVLGGFALWTVLGAGSSDDGYILSMGKVAPEAGYTANYYRFFGAPEAPFDWYYTFLSHWGSVSANAIWMRLPMLAAGAVTWLLLSRVLLPRLGPGVRRYPLAVWAAGAMLLAFWFPLASGLRSEPIIVLGTIVTWAAVERSVATHRALPAAVAAMAAGLTLGLAPQGVVAAALLLASSAAVLRVLVARRREAGLAALVLPVLAAGAVIVPIAFRDQSLASVAEAIRIRLEVGPAAPWTQEYLRFFFLTVETTDGSLVRRVPVYLFIMCLFVALFVMLRGRRIARIAPGPVWRLVGAVFIAAALLSLTPTKWTVHFGVYAGLAAALAAVTTVAVVEAARTSIRNFTFFLCGMLFALAAAFAGFNLWSWPYLWGVPWFDRQPEVAGVTFSKAFLILAGLAGALAAWQHFRLDFRGRGEGGLVEDGTVDETALEDTELATHTRADREQALRSRRRLQLASMPLVVVLGLLVLGEGAIFAKAYASNPATYTVAKGNLDALRGKSCGMARSVLVETDPNADMLTSAEGRGAAQALTGPGTHGFTPDGIAGELKPLAISSAPGQINMASPITSPFTSTAATAGTGGGTGPRTINGSTAALPFGLDPARTPVVGSYGQNTVPAELFSDWYSLPPRSADRPLVAFAASGAIASVGPTGKKEYGQPVTLEWAERRADGSIGARGVIDPIDPGPNKPWRNLRVPMEAIPPAATVVRIHVRDPNLGDQQWVGVTPPRVPRLRTLQDVVGETDPVLLDLLVGQQFPCQRPLAIRNGTYEVPKWRILPTRKDALSTSSTWQAREAGGLLTVPDTLLRTTTLPTYMTGDLTRDWGELQQYTPLADDAPAAELTVGVQTRSGWWRQGPIRALTNQTVKN is encoded by the coding sequence GTGTCCGTGCCTACCTCCCGCTCCGAGTCGGAGCCCGACCCGCAGCGGCGAGCCGCTACCGCCGCTGGGCGGCGAGCCGCTTCCGCACCGCAGCGCGCAGGCGTGGCCCGCGTCGCGGCGATCGTCGCCGGCGCCGTCGGCCTCCTGCTCTGCCTGCTGACCCCGCTCCTGCCCGTCCAGCAGGCCACCGCCTCGCTCGACTGGCCGCACCTGCGGCCGGGAGCCGAGAGCGCGGAGGTCACGGCCTCCCTGGTCACGCAGTCGCCCGCCGACCTCACGGCGACGGTGCCGTGCGCGGCGATCGCCCGCGTCGCGGACTCCGGCGGCACGGTCCTGTCGACGTTGCCCGCGGGCACGAGCGCGGCCCGGGAACTGGGCCTGAACGTCACGGTCGGGGTGCCGGGACCGGGCCAGGCGGTCACCGTCTCGTCCCGTAACACCGTGATCGCCGCGGCGCCGGTGGACCGGCTGCGCGGCTGCTCCCAGCTGCGGCTGTGGTCCAACCCGGCCGAGGTGGGCGCGCGGTTCGAGGGCATCGACGTGGCGGGCTCGATCCCGACCGAGAACCGGCCCGTCATGGGCGGCGTCTTCACGACGCTGCAGGCGTCCGACGTCGCGGCCGCGGGCCCGGGCCTGCGCCTGCACGCGGACCTCGACACCCGCTTCGAGCTCTCCCCGTCGCCGCTCAAGGCTGCCGCGATCGGTCTGGGGCTGCTCTGCGTGCTCGCCTCGCTGATCGCGCTGTGGCTGCTGGACCGCAACTTCGGCCACCATCGCCGGGCGCCGCGCCGCAGCCTGGGGCAGCTACTGCGCCCCCGGCCCGTGGACGTGGCGGTGCTCGGCGGGTTCGCGCTGTGGACGGTGCTCGGCGCGGGCAGCTCGGACGACGGCTACATCCTGTCGATGGGCAAGGTCGCGCCCGAGGCCGGGTACACGGCCAACTACTACCGCTTCTTCGGCGCCCCCGAGGCCCCGTTCGACTGGTACTACACCTTCCTCTCGCACTGGGGCTCGGTCAGCGCGAACGCCATCTGGATGCGGCTGCCGATGCTGGCCGCGGGCGCCGTCACCTGGCTGCTGCTGAGCCGCGTGCTGCTGCCCCGGCTGGGGCCGGGTGTACGCCGCTATCCGCTGGCGGTGTGGGCCGCGGGAGCGATGCTCCTGGCGTTCTGGTTCCCGTTGGCCTCGGGTCTGCGCTCCGAGCCGATCATCGTGCTCGGCACCATCGTGACCTGGGCCGCCGTCGAGCGCTCCGTCGCGACGCATCGCGCGCTGCCCGCCGCGGTCGCCGCGATGGCGGCGGGCCTCACCCTGGGCCTCGCGCCGCAGGGCGTCGTCGCGGCGGCGCTGCTCCTGGCGTCGTCGGCGGCGGTTCTGCGGGTTCTGGTCGCGCGCCGCCGGGAGGCCGGCCTGGCCGCGCTGGTGCTGCCGGTGCTGGCCGCGGGCGCGGTGATCGTGCCGATCGCCTTCCGCGACCAGTCGCTGGCGTCGGTGGCCGAGGCCATCCGGATCCGCCTGGAGGTGGGCCCCGCCGCGCCGTGGACGCAGGAGTACCTGCGCTTCTTCTTCCTCACGGTCGAGACCACGGACGGCTCGCTGGTCCGCCGCGTGCCCGTCTACCTGTTCATCATGTGCCTGTTCGTGGCCCTGTTCGTGATGCTCCGCGGCAGGCGCATCGCCCGGATCGCGCCGGGCCCGGTGTGGCGCCTGGTGGGCGCGGTGTTCATCGCCGCGGCCCTGCTCTCGCTCACGCCCACCAAGTGGACGGTGCACTTCGGGGTGTACGCCGGGCTCGCCGCCGCACTGGCCGCCGTGACGACGGTGGCGGTGGTCGAGGCCGCGCGCACCTCGATAAGGAACTTCACGTTCTTCCTGTGCGGCATGCTCTTCGCTCTGGCCGCGGCGTTCGCCGGCTTCAACCTGTGGTCCTGGCCCTACCTGTGGGGCGTGCCGTGGTTCGACCGGCAGCCGGAGGTCGCGGGCGTCACGTTCAGCAAGGCCTTCCTGATCCTGGCCGGGTTGGCCGGCGCGCTCGCCGCGTGGCAGCACTTCCGGCTGGACTTCCGCGGCCGCGGCGAGGGCGGCCTGGTGGAGGACGGCACCGTCGACGAGACGGCCCTCGAGGACACCGAGCTCGCGACCCACACCCGGGCCGACCGGGAACAGGCCCTGCGCAGCCGGCGCCGGCTCCAGCTGGCCTCCATGCCGCTCGTCGTCGTGCTGGGCCTGCTGGTGCTGGGCGAGGGCGCGATCTTCGCGAAGGCCTACGCGTCCAACCCGGCGACGTACACGGTCGCCAAGGGCAACCTTGATGCGCTGCGCGGCAAGAGCTGCGGGATGGCGCGCTCCGTGCTCGTGGAGACCGATCCCAACGCGGACATGCTGACCTCCGCCGAGGGCCGCGGGGCCGCCCAGGCGCTGACGGGGCCCGGCACGCACGGTTTCACGCCCGACGGCATCGCGGGCGAGCTCAAGCCGCTGGCGATCAGCTCGGCGCCCGGCCAGATCAACATGGCCTCGCCGATCACCTCGCCGTTCACCTCCACGGCCGCCACGGCGGGCACCGGCGGCGGTACCGGACCGCGCACGATCAACGGCAGCACCGCGGCGCTGCCCTTCGGGCTCGACCCGGCGCGCACCCCGGTGGTCGGCTCCTACGGCCAGAACACGGTGCCCGCAGAGCTGTTCAGCGACTGGTACAGCCTTCCCCCGCGGTCCGCGGACCGCCCGCTGGTGGCGTTCGCCGCCTCGGGCGCGATCGCCTCGGTGGGCCCGACCGGCAAGAAGGAGTACGGCCAGCCCGTCACGCTCGAGTGGGCCGAGCGCCGCGCCGACGGCTCGATCGGGGCGCGCGGGGTCATCGACCCGATCGATCCCGGTCCGAACAAGCCGTGGCGCAACCTGCGCGTGCCGATGGAGGCGATCCCGCCCGCGGCCACCGTGGTCCGCATCCACGTGCGCGACCCGAACCTGGGCGATCAGCAGTGGGTGGGTGTGACACCGCCACGCGTGCCGCGCCTGCGGACCCTGCAGGACGTGGTGGGCGAGACGGATCCCGTACTGCTCGACCTGCTCGTGGGCCAGCAGTTCCCGTGCCAGCGCCCGCTGGCCATCCGCAACGGCACCTACGAGGTGCCGAAGTGGCGCATCCTGCCGACGCGCAAGGACGCGCTCTCCACGTCGTCGACGTGGCAGGCGCGCGAGGCCGGCGGCCTCCTGACGGTGCCGGACACGCTGCTGCGCACGACGACGCTGCCGACGTACATGACGGGGGACCTCACCCGGGACTGGGGCGAGCTGCAGCAGTACACGCCCCTCGCCGACGACGCCCCCGCGGCGGAACTGACGGTCGGCGTCCAGACGCGGTCGGGCTGGTGGCGCCAGGGCCCGATCCGCGCGCTGACCAATCAGACCGTGAAGAACTAG
- a CDS encoding arabinosyltransferase domain-containing protein: MPEPSDAARTVRTTARTAALTGVLGVLFALLTPFMPVQQSTAALDWPQRGSLEAVTAPLLSYVPDRIDVTVPCSAISGLPGGTGTLVATGPVDSPDTVRRGMTIGVTTLPDQRRLLEVVVRNTPLLTVDVAALAAPGCGAIVFSGDSKTVKAQVTGITAPDGRPLAGGKDNGFDYRPQVVGVFTDLHGTVTDSTRIQFRANIDTRYSTVPAAARWVVIVLAIALILASLVALHRLDVAADGRRHRRILPAGWWRPTKLDSTVIALLVTWHVIGANTSDDGYILTMARTAEAAGYTANYYRWYGAPETPFGWYYQAFAWLSHLSTASPWVRLPALICGIATWLIISREVVPRLGRAARSPFALWAAAGVFLVYWFAFNNGLRPEPVIALGALLTWCSVERAIATGRVLPFAAAAVFAGWTVAAGPTGIMTVAALLAGVRPVGRRILTRARTSAAGFRLTLAAYVAPVLAAGVLLVPIIFSKLTASAFVDKTLMQSDVGTVVDTKKWYNEIDRYSALFTFTADGGVARRFAVIVTFACLLLAGAVLLRKGRVPGASLGPSRRLVAVTLGGLLLLMFTPTKWTHQFGAFAGLAGALAALAAIALAPAALRSARNRALSAAVLLLVLGLSFSGPNGWWYASNYGVPWGESTVLALGTVFFAGAGVALLVAGWLHFHEPDPAPVSPRAKRVVDFFGRQSSITWAAWVVVVLCIGSMAATTGITQFSSFSNGKANLRAIRGDGCNLADYVLTEPDPTSGLLLPLDGNARDGLAGPGTTGVSPDGVPTIINATTSSNTDDSSTSLDAMARLPQDTTSGRTSTAGINGSHMRLPYGLDPARTPVLGSYSQEAQLKAQVVTKWYPLPKNEGDRSLITLSAAGKFTDDELYLEYSTDAPRAGAEPAVAGKKSFIDIGPKPAWRNLRLPRTDLPADATAIRVVAIDDDLAIDHWLAVTPPRVSKLVTAQELIGSTEPVLLDWTSGLAFPCQRPFSHSNGVAEVPQWRITPDQNLSPVTTEWEGTLGGGPLGWTQMLLQQEKIPGYLRGDLGQDFGDVMRLVPYSPARAADLTLGTRTVWGTHVEAPIRKDRTDS, from the coding sequence GTGCCCGAACCGTCCGACGCTGCCCGCACCGTCCGTACCACGGCCCGGACCGCCGCACTCACCGGCGTGCTCGGGGTACTGTTCGCGCTGCTCACGCCCTTCATGCCGGTCCAGCAGTCCACCGCGGCGCTCGACTGGCCGCAGCGCGGCTCGCTCGAGGCGGTCACGGCGCCGCTGCTGTCGTACGTGCCGGATAGGATCGACGTCACAGTCCCCTGTTCCGCTATCAGCGGACTTCCCGGGGGCACCGGCACCCTCGTCGCGACGGGTCCGGTCGACTCGCCCGACACCGTCCGGCGCGGCATGACCATCGGCGTCACCACCCTGCCCGACCAGCGTCGCCTGCTGGAGGTCGTGGTCCGCAACACCCCGCTGCTCACGGTGGATGTCGCGGCGCTGGCCGCCCCCGGCTGCGGGGCCATCGTCTTCTCCGGCGACAGCAAGACGGTGAAAGCCCAGGTCACGGGGATCACCGCGCCCGACGGTAGGCCGCTTGCGGGCGGCAAGGACAACGGCTTCGATTACCGCCCGCAGGTCGTGGGGGTGTTCACGGATCTGCACGGCACAGTCACCGACAGCACGAGGATTCAGTTCCGTGCGAATATCGACACGAGGTACTCGACGGTTCCGGCCGCCGCGCGGTGGGTGGTCATCGTCCTCGCGATCGCGCTGATCCTCGCGAGCCTCGTCGCACTGCACCGGCTCGACGTCGCGGCCGACGGCCGGCGGCACCGCCGGATCCTGCCCGCGGGCTGGTGGCGCCCGACCAAGCTCGACAGCACCGTCATCGCCCTGCTGGTCACCTGGCACGTGATCGGGGCCAACACGTCCGACGACGGCTACATCCTCACGATGGCCCGCACCGCGGAGGCCGCGGGCTACACCGCGAACTACTACCGCTGGTACGGCGCGCCCGAGACGCCGTTCGGGTGGTACTACCAGGCGTTCGCGTGGCTCTCGCACCTCTCGACGGCCAGCCCGTGGGTCCGGCTCCCCGCCCTGATCTGCGGCATCGCGACCTGGCTCATCATCAGCCGGGAGGTGGTCCCGCGACTGGGCCGCGCGGCGCGCTCGCCGTTCGCGCTGTGGGCGGCGGCCGGGGTGTTCCTGGTGTACTGGTTCGCCTTCAACAACGGCCTGCGGCCGGAGCCCGTGATCGCGCTGGGCGCGCTGCTCACCTGGTGCTCGGTGGAACGCGCCATCGCGACCGGCCGGGTGCTGCCGTTCGCCGCCGCCGCGGTATTCGCGGGGTGGACGGTCGCCGCCGGGCCGACGGGCATCATGACGGTCGCCGCGCTCCTCGCCGGCGTGCGGCCGGTGGGCCGGCGGATCCTCACCCGCGCCCGCACGAGCGCGGCCGGTTTCCGGCTGACGCTCGCCGCATACGTGGCACCGGTGCTGGCCGCGGGCGTCCTGCTGGTGCCGATCATCTTCTCCAAGCTCACCGCGTCGGCGTTCGTCGACAAGACGCTCATGCAGTCCGACGTGGGCACCGTCGTGGACACCAAGAAGTGGTACAACGAGATCGACCGGTACTCGGCGCTCTTCACGTTCACGGCCGACGGCGGCGTGGCCCGACGGTTCGCGGTCATCGTCACCTTCGCCTGCCTGCTGCTCGCGGGTGCCGTGCTGCTGCGCAAGGGCCGGGTCCCGGGCGCGAGCCTCGGACCGAGCCGCCGGCTGGTGGCCGTCACCCTGGGCGGGCTGCTGCTGCTGATGTTCACGCCCACCAAGTGGACGCACCAGTTCGGCGCCTTCGCGGGCCTCGCCGGGGCACTCGCCGCGCTCGCGGCGATCGCCCTCGCGCCCGCCGCTCTGCGCAGCGCCCGCAACCGTGCGCTCAGCGCGGCGGTGCTGCTCCTGGTGCTCGGATTGTCCTTCAGCGGCCCCAACGGCTGGTGGTACGCGAGCAACTACGGCGTGCCGTGGGGCGAGTCCACGGTGCTCGCGCTGGGCACGGTCTTCTTCGCGGGGGCCGGCGTCGCGCTGCTGGTGGCGGGCTGGCTGCACTTCCACGAACCCGATCCCGCCCCGGTCTCCCCGCGGGCGAAGCGGGTGGTCGACTTCTTCGGCCGCCAGTCGTCGATCACGTGGGCCGCGTGGGTGGTGGTCGTACTGTGCATCGGCTCGATGGCGGCGACGACGGGCATCACCCAGTTCTCCTCCTTCTCCAACGGCAAGGCGAACCTCCGCGCGATCCGCGGCGACGGGTGCAACCTCGCGGATTACGTGCTCACCGAGCCGGACCCCACGTCGGGCCTGCTGCTGCCGCTGGACGGGAACGCGCGCGACGGTCTCGCCGGGCCGGGCACCACCGGCGTCTCGCCCGACGGAGTACCGACCATCATCAACGCCACCACGAGCTCGAACACCGACGACTCGAGCACGTCGCTGGACGCGATGGCCCGGCTGCCGCAGGACACGACCTCGGGCCGCACGTCGACGGCCGGGATCAACGGCTCGCACATGCGCCTGCCGTACGGCCTGGACCCGGCGCGCACGCCGGTGCTCGGCTCGTACTCCCAGGAGGCGCAGCTCAAGGCGCAGGTGGTCACGAAGTGGTACCCGCTGCCGAAGAACGAGGGGGACCGCTCGCTCATCACGCTCTCCGCCGCCGGCAAGTTCACCGACGACGAGCTCTACCTCGAGTACTCCACGGACGCCCCGCGCGCCGGCGCGGAGCCCGCGGTCGCCGGGAAGAAGTCCTTCATCGACATCGGGCCGAAGCCGGCCTGGCGGAACCTGCGCCTGCCGCGCACCGACCTGCCGGCGGACGCCACGGCGATCCGGGTGGTCGCGATCGACGACGACCTGGCGATCGACCACTGGCTGGCGGTGACGCCGCCGCGGGTGTCGAAGCTGGTCACGGCGCAGGAGCTGATCGGTTCCACCGAGCCCGTCCTGCTCGACTGGACGTCCGGCCTCGCGTTCCCGTGTCAGCGCCCGTTCAGCCACAGCAACGGCGTCGCGGAGGTGCCGCAGTGGCGGATCACCCCGGACCAGAACCTCTCGCCGGTCACCACGGAGTGGGAGGGCACGCTCGGCGGCGGCCCGCTCGGCTGGACGCAGATGCTGCTCCAGCAGGAGAAGATCCCCGGCTACCTCCGGGGCGATCTGGGCCAGGACTTCGGCGACGTGATGCGGCTCGTGCCGTACTCGCCGGCACGTGCGGCGGATCTCACACTCGGCACGCGCACCGTCTGGGGCACGCACGTCGAGGCGCCGATCCGCAAGGACCGGACCGATTCCTGA